One part of the Pseudopipra pipra isolate bDixPip1 chromosome 3, bDixPip1.hap1, whole genome shotgun sequence genome encodes these proteins:
- the EIF2AK2 gene encoding interferon-induced, double-stranded RNA-activated protein kinase isoform X1, which yields MWLLQQKKAAASRGRRPGGPSTVSDTSFRSSSLSLLPSFPGGSGALGRAKPAEAPLREAGAERGFPRPREGAAPLPAGLVRPFGFASTRAGGAAGNETSCDARLGCTAPAAGAAGPGASAAARRFTIVVKINDVEYGTGTGKSKKEAKRIAAKKTWEMIEKQNPSSMGAVESATTQTISSPEPDRNYVSLMNTFGQRTRLKVDYSERNFTGYAHAPIFSCSCTISGQVYGRGTGRTVAAAKQAAAKQAFEKVEIEKSNGNSILSNSSQVPTQSDSISISFEDSASMLVEKMKDMAVREKLSPSQRNAQSSALKSKRKLAANFPNVRKEEENKNMSDSDESLPDVDMNTRKGNGNPHTVDKTFLDNFKNIEPIGKGGFGNVFKATSKYDKTTYAIKRVEFTKKVRREAEGLARLTHENIVRYHCSWKGYDHITSRDASLNSDKTTRCLFIQMEFCEKGTLEKWIRENREDQNYHEMAQNKFLQIMKGVEYIHSEKLIHRDLKPPNIFISHDDKIKIGDFGLVTPVAYETLTKNIGTKSYMAPEQFGDRYGKEVDIYALGLIWFEILSALTNHEKNEVWPSVREGNFPKSFTNQFPPKASIIKKMLSTDPSKRPSATRILDLVKSVDKEKSLKNYTC from the exons ATGTGGTTGCTGCAGCAGAAAAAGGCAGCAGCTAGTCGGGGAAGAAGGCCGGGGGGTCCCAGCACTGTGAGTGACACATCTTTTCGAAGCAGCTCGCTCTCCTTGCTGCCCTCGTTCCCCGGTGGCTCAGGAGCGCTGGGCAGAGCGAAGCCGGCGGAGGCTCCGCTCCGTGAGGCGGGGGCAGAACGCGGCTTCCCGCGGCCTCGGGAAGGAGCCGCCCCGCTCCCTGCGGGACTCGTCCGCCCTTTCGGTTTCGCTTCTACCAGAGCGGGCGGTGCTGCGGGAAACGAAACTTCGTGCGACGCCAGGCTGGGCTGCACCGCTCCGGCTGCTGGAGCTGCGGGTCCTGGAGCTTCTGCTGCGGCTCGCAG GTTCACAATTGTGGTCAAAATAAATGATGTGGAATATGGTACAGGCACTGGTAAAAgtaagaaagaagcaaaaagaataGCAGCAAAAAAAACGTGGGAAATGATTGAGAAACAG AATCCTTCAAGTATGGGTGCTGTAGAATCAGCAACAACTCAAACAATCTCATCACCTGAACCAGACAGAAACTATGTCAGTCTAATGAATACTTTTGGACAAAGGACACGGCTAAAAGTTGattattctgaaagaaattttaCTGGATATGCCCATGCTCCCAT ATTTTCTTGTAGCTGTACAATTAGTGGTCAGGTGTATGGAAGGGGCACTGGACGTACTGTAGCTGCTGCAAAACAAGCTGCTGCAAAACAAGCATTTGAGAAG gtggAAATTGAAAAATCTAATGGCAATTCAATACTCAGTAATTCCTCTCAAGTGCCAACTCAGTCTGATTCGAT CAGTATTTCCTTTGAAGACTCAGCCTCAATGTTGgtagaaaaaatgaaagacatGGCAGTACGTGAAAAGCTTTCACCCTCTCAG AGAAATGCACAGAGTTCTGCCCTGAAGTCCAAAAG AAAATTGGCAGCTAATTTTCCTAATgtaagaaaagaggaagagaacaaaaatatgTCAGATTCAGATGAAAGTTTGCCAGATGTGGACATGAATACCAGAAAAGGGAATGGAAATCCACACACTGTTGATAAAAC atttcttgataattttaaaaatatagagcCTATTGGTAAAGGTGGTTTTGGGAATGTTTTCAAGGCAACATCAAAGTACGATAAGACAACCTATGCAATCAAACGAGTTGAATTCACAAA GAAAGTAAGGCGTGAAGCAGAAGGACTGGCAAGACTTACACATGAAAACATAGTGCGGTATCATTGCAGCTGGAAAGGGTACGACCATATAACAAGTCGAGATGCAAG ccTGAATTCAGACAAAACAACTCGCTGTCTTTTCATCCAAATGGAATTCTGTGAAAAAGGGACCTTGGAAAAGTGGATTAGAGAGAATAGAGAAGACCAAAACTATCATGAAATGGCACAAAACAAATTTTTACAAATAATGAAAGGAGTGGAATATATTCATTCTGAAAAGTTAATTCATCGAGACCTCAAG cCTCCGAATATATTCATATCACAtgatgataaaataaaaataggtgACTTTGGTCTTGTGACTCCTGTGGCATATGAGACTCTGACTAAGAACATAGGAACAAAATCATATATGGCACCAGAACAG TTCGGGGACAGATATGGAAAGGAAGTAGATATTTATGCACTGGGACTAATTTGGTTTGAAATTCTTTCAGCACTTACTAATCATGAGAAAAATGAG GTATGGCCTTCTGTTAGAGAAGGTAATTTTCCAAAGAGTTTCACCAACCAATTTCCACCAAAG
- the EIF2AK2 gene encoding interferon-induced, double-stranded RNA-activated protein kinase isoform X2, with the protein MDLECMQKINHYCQINKLKLLYHTAGETGLPHDPEFTIVVKINDVEYGTGTGKSKKEAKRIAAKKTWEMIEKQNPSSMGAVESATTQTISSPEPDRNYVSLMNTFGQRTRLKVDYSERNFTGYAHAPIFSCSCTISGQVYGRGTGRTVAAAKQAAAKQAFEKVEIEKSNGNSILSNSSQVPTQSDSISISFEDSASMLVEKMKDMAVREKLSPSQRNAQSSALKSKRKLAANFPNVRKEEENKNMSDSDESLPDVDMNTRKGNGNPHTVDKTFLDNFKNIEPIGKGGFGNVFKATSKYDKTTYAIKRVEFTKKVRREAEGLARLTHENIVRYHCSWKGYDHITSRDASLNSDKTTRCLFIQMEFCEKGTLEKWIRENREDQNYHEMAQNKFLQIMKGVEYIHSEKLIHRDLKPPNIFISHDDKIKIGDFGLVTPVAYETLTKNIGTKSYMAPEQFGDRYGKEVDIYALGLIWFEILSALTNHEKNEVWPSVREGNFPKSFTNQFPPKASIIKKMLSTDPSKRPSATRILDLVKSVDKEKSLKNYTC; encoded by the exons ATGGATCTTGAATGTATGCAGAAGATCAACCATTACTGTCAAATAAATAAACTTAAACTGCTTTATCACACTGCTGGGGAGACCGGCCTACCTCATGATCCTGA GTTCACAATTGTGGTCAAAATAAATGATGTGGAATATGGTACAGGCACTGGTAAAAgtaagaaagaagcaaaaagaataGCAGCAAAAAAAACGTGGGAAATGATTGAGAAACAG AATCCTTCAAGTATGGGTGCTGTAGAATCAGCAACAACTCAAACAATCTCATCACCTGAACCAGACAGAAACTATGTCAGTCTAATGAATACTTTTGGACAAAGGACACGGCTAAAAGTTGattattctgaaagaaattttaCTGGATATGCCCATGCTCCCAT ATTTTCTTGTAGCTGTACAATTAGTGGTCAGGTGTATGGAAGGGGCACTGGACGTACTGTAGCTGCTGCAAAACAAGCTGCTGCAAAACAAGCATTTGAGAAG gtggAAATTGAAAAATCTAATGGCAATTCAATACTCAGTAATTCCTCTCAAGTGCCAACTCAGTCTGATTCGAT CAGTATTTCCTTTGAAGACTCAGCCTCAATGTTGgtagaaaaaatgaaagacatGGCAGTACGTGAAAAGCTTTCACCCTCTCAG AGAAATGCACAGAGTTCTGCCCTGAAGTCCAAAAG AAAATTGGCAGCTAATTTTCCTAATgtaagaaaagaggaagagaacaaaaatatgTCAGATTCAGATGAAAGTTTGCCAGATGTGGACATGAATACCAGAAAAGGGAATGGAAATCCACACACTGTTGATAAAAC atttcttgataattttaaaaatatagagcCTATTGGTAAAGGTGGTTTTGGGAATGTTTTCAAGGCAACATCAAAGTACGATAAGACAACCTATGCAATCAAACGAGTTGAATTCACAAA GAAAGTAAGGCGTGAAGCAGAAGGACTGGCAAGACTTACACATGAAAACATAGTGCGGTATCATTGCAGCTGGAAAGGGTACGACCATATAACAAGTCGAGATGCAAG ccTGAATTCAGACAAAACAACTCGCTGTCTTTTCATCCAAATGGAATTCTGTGAAAAAGGGACCTTGGAAAAGTGGATTAGAGAGAATAGAGAAGACCAAAACTATCATGAAATGGCACAAAACAAATTTTTACAAATAATGAAAGGAGTGGAATATATTCATTCTGAAAAGTTAATTCATCGAGACCTCAAG cCTCCGAATATATTCATATCACAtgatgataaaataaaaataggtgACTTTGGTCTTGTGACTCCTGTGGCATATGAGACTCTGACTAAGAACATAGGAACAAAATCATATATGGCACCAGAACAG TTCGGGGACAGATATGGAAAGGAAGTAGATATTTATGCACTGGGACTAATTTGGTTTGAAATTCTTTCAGCACTTACTAATCATGAGAAAAATGAG GTATGGCCTTCTGTTAGAGAAGGTAATTTTCCAAAGAGTTTCACCAACCAATTTCCACCAAAG